In Clostridium sp. DL-VIII, the following proteins share a genomic window:
- a CDS encoding heavy metal-associated domain-containing protein has translation MEREHYIVDGLANENMKTQIKNALEKIEGVNKVCVDLARGSVEVIYNTPATQEEIKSCIENTGHHAE, from the coding sequence ATGGAAAGAGAACATTATATAGTTGATGGATTGGCAAATGAGAATATGAAGACGCAAATAAAAAATGCATTAGAAAAAATTGAAGGTGTAAATAAAGTATGCGTAGATCTTGCACGTGGGAGTGTTGAAGTAATATATAATACTCCAGCTACACAGGAAGAAATAAAAAGCTGCATAGAAAATACAGGCCATCATGCTGAGTGA
- a CDS encoding secondary thiamine-phosphate synthase enzyme YjbQ encodes MSNLFKHSIEVNPRQAMVNITSYVKEDIRNAKIKNGIVVVYCPHTTAGITINENADPDVVHDLIYGFEKTYPSSDSNYKHFEGNSHAHLKSSTIGSSQTFILNNGNIILGRWQDIYFCEFDGPRDRIFYVKILEG; translated from the coding sequence ATGTCTAACTTATTTAAACATTCTATTGAGGTTAATCCAAGGCAAGCAATGGTAAATATTACTTCCTATGTGAAGGAAGACATTAGAAACGCAAAAATAAAAAACGGTATCGTAGTAGTTTATTGTCCTCATACAACTGCTGGAATTACAATAAATGAAAATGCTGACCCTGATGTAGTTCATGATTTAATATATGGTTTTGAAAAAACATATCCATCTAGTGATTCTAATTACAAACATTTTGAAGGAAATTCTCATGCCCATTTAAAATCATCTACAATTGGCTCATCCCAAACTTTTATATTAAATAATGGAAATATAATCTTAGGCAGGTGGCAAGATATATATTTTTGCGAGTTTGATGGACCAAGAGATAGAATTTTCTATGTGAAAATATTAGAAGGTTAA
- a CDS encoding cell wall-binding protein: protein MQDGILKTVLITLITLTGIFTFGEVNEIEAKADGWTSVNGSWRYYSGPSIQTGWYNDGGTWYYLDDFGMKKTGWIKSEGKWYYLDTRTGKMLTGWIQDKGDWYYLNDSGEMVTGWLEYKSNLYYLNTSGIMVKDIYIGSYYLGPDGAWIQGGHHRK from the coding sequence ATGCAAGATGGAATATTAAAAACAGTATTAATAACTTTAATTACTTTGACTGGAATATTTACCTTTGGAGAAGTAAATGAGATAGAAGCAAAGGCAGATGGATGGACAAGTGTTAATGGCAGTTGGCGTTATTACAGCGGCCCTTCAATACAAACTGGTTGGTACAATGATGGTGGAACTTGGTATTATTTAGATGATTTTGGCATGAAGAAAACAGGCTGGATTAAAAGTGAAGGAAAGTGGTATTATCTAGATACACGTACTGGAAAAATGTTAACAGGGTGGATTCAGGATAAAGGAGATTGGTATTATTTAAATGATTCGGGTGAAATGGTAACAGGATGGCTTGAGTATAAAAGCAACTTATATTACTTAAATACATCAGGGATAATGGTTAAGGATATATATATTGGTTCATATTATTTAGGCCCAGATGGGGCTTGGATACAAGGCGGTCATCATAGAAAATAG
- the nudC gene encoding NAD(+) diphosphatase, with translation MNAKFRIVSDMTKEPADKDLYLIMFKGNILVKREGKNLIIPNYGEINKLNIKNKEDFFIGEFDGKACFAIEAESELNLHGDFESISLRDIGILGDEELFLIAGRANQILNWDKTHRFCGKCGSKTENKKDEMAKICPSCNNVMYPVICPAIIVAITKGDEILLAHNSGFKDNMYSLIAGFVEAGEDLESAVKREIFEEVGIKVRNVEYYKSSPWPFPNSLMLGFFAEYESGEIKVDGEEITDAGWFSKDTFPNLPLKFSLARNLIDKFLEKNE, from the coding sequence ATGAATGCTAAATTTAGGATAGTATCTGATATGACGAAGGAACCAGCAGATAAAGATTTATATCTTATAATGTTTAAAGGTAATATATTAGTCAAAAGAGAAGGGAAAAATTTAATTATTCCTAATTATGGTGAAATTAATAAGCTAAATATTAAGAATAAAGAAGACTTTTTTATTGGAGAGTTTGATGGAAAGGCTTGTTTTGCTATAGAAGCTGAGTCAGAATTAAATTTGCATGGGGATTTTGAGTCAATTTCTTTAAGAGATATTGGAATATTAGGAGATGAAGAATTATTTTTAATAGCAGGCAGAGCCAATCAAATATTAAATTGGGATAAAACTCATAGATTTTGTGGTAAATGCGGTTCTAAAACGGAAAATAAGAAAGATGAAATGGCTAAAATTTGTCCAAGCTGTAATAATGTAATGTATCCAGTTATCTGCCCAGCAATAATAGTTGCAATTACAAAAGGAGATGAGATACTTCTCGCTCATAATAGTGGATTTAAGGATAATATGTATAGTTTAATTGCAGGATTTGTTGAGGCTGGGGAAGATTTAGAGAGTGCAGTAAAGAGGGAGATTTTTGAGGAAGTCGGAATAAAAGTAAGGAATGTTGAATATTATAAGAGCTCACCTTGGCCATTCCCGAATTCCTTGATGCTTGGTTTTTTTGCAGAATATGAATCTGGTGAAATAAAGGTAGATGGAGAGGAAATAACAGATGCAGGTTGGTTTTCAAAAGACACTTTTCCTAATTTACCGTTAAAGTTTAGTCTTGCGAGAAATTTAATAGATAAGTTTCTTGAGAAAAATGAATAG
- a CDS encoding L-lactate dehydrogenase produces MAIGRSKVVVVGTGAVGAAVAFDIVMNHVCDDLILIDINKEKSWAEATDLQHSLGYSGNKMRVKNGEYSDCEDADLVVIAAALPYITGQTRLDMMEKAAGIMEGIVPAIMASGFSGIIVVITNPVDVMSYYVHKLSGLPANKIIGTGTALDSARLKYHLADTMNVDPQSVHALCMGEHGDSQIIPWSQVTVGGKRFLDILNDNKMRLESFNINSISEDIKMIAYRIVNAKGATTFGIAATTVQIIKAVLHDENKVIPVSAMFNGEYDEKEVYAGVPAVLNSQGVKELVEYHLSEDEMVELKKSIDIIREYNKKLKL; encoded by the coding sequence ATGGCAATCGGTAGAAGCAAAGTAGTAGTTGTTGGTACAGGGGCTGTTGGAGCAGCAGTAGCATTTGATATAGTAATGAATCATGTATGTGATGATCTGATATTAATTGATATTAATAAGGAAAAATCATGGGCAGAAGCAACTGACCTGCAGCATTCTCTCGGGTATAGTGGTAACAAAATGAGGGTTAAAAATGGTGAATACTCAGACTGCGAAGATGCAGATTTAGTAGTAATTGCAGCTGCATTACCTTATATTACAGGCCAGACAAGGCTAGATATGATGGAAAAAGCAGCTGGAATAATGGAGGGTATTGTTCCAGCTATTATGGCAAGTGGATTTTCAGGAATCATTGTTGTAATAACAAATCCTGTAGATGTTATGTCATATTATGTACATAAACTTTCAGGACTTCCAGCAAATAAAATTATTGGCACAGGTACAGCATTAGATTCTGCACGATTAAAATATCATTTAGCAGATACTATGAACGTTGATCCTCAAAGTGTGCATGCACTATGTATGGGAGAGCATGGGGATTCTCAAATAATTCCTTGGAGTCAAGTCACAGTAGGAGGTAAGAGATTTTTAGATATCCTTAATGATAATAAAATGAGATTAGAATCGTTTAATATAAATTCTATATCAGAAGATATAAAGATGATAGCATATAGAATTGTAAATGCAAAAGGTGCTACTACTTTTGGAATTGCTGCGACTACAGTTCAAATTATTAAAGCAGTATTGCATGATGAAAATAAAGTTATTCCTGTATCTGCAATGTTTAATGGAGAATATGATGAAAAAGAAGTATACGCAGGTGTGCCAGCTGTCTTAAACAGCCAGGGAGTAAAGGAACTTGTTGAATATCATTTGTCTGAGGATGAAATGGTAGAATTAAAGAAATCTATTGATATTATAAGAGAATATAATAAAAAGCTAAAATTATAA
- a CDS encoding APC family permease, protein MITKFLDILLGEPLANEQGCHEKYNIPFGLAIMASDAISSVAYAAQEILFVLIVLGTAAYEWLTWTSFMIIGLLIILTISYSQIIRAYPQGGGAYKVAKENIGTKSGLAAGSGLIISYILTVAVSASAGADAIISAFIGLAPYKVIFVLAIIIILTILNLRGISESSKIFAIPTYIFILSMIFMIVYGFFKYFILGIHPEPMYSIPAGTTENLSIFLILRAFSSGCSALTGVEAVSNSVPNFKEPSQKSARTVMVLLAALIFFIFGGTSVLAIFYTAVPIVNGPTVVSQIATAIFGNGIMYYIIQFSTAIILLMACNTAYTGFPMLMYIVGKDGFVPRQFTLRGKRLSFSFGIIALSFIACLLVIIFKADTHRLIPLYAIGVFISFNLGQFGMVNHWRKERDKGWVKRAFINGFGALVTTLTTIIILVEKFSEGAFIVVILIPIIILIQLKIKKHYDKVACGLSVSELNLKKVDFKIKYTHIVVVPIASLNKATIGALQYAQSISDNVIALNISPDKEAMEKLKIRWNELDTDILLVTKYSPYRAVITPLIKSIELIANSTADNEKITVIVPQFVTHERFGEVLHNHTSFVIRETLLKNDNIIVSTYPYHLVDEDIFK, encoded by the coding sequence ATGATTACAAAATTTTTGGATATTTTATTAGGAGAACCTTTAGCAAATGAGCAAGGCTGCCATGAAAAGTACAATATTCCTTTTGGACTTGCAATTATGGCCAGTGATGCAATTTCATCCGTGGCCTATGCAGCTCAGGAAATACTTTTTGTTTTAATAGTCTTAGGAACAGCTGCATATGAGTGGCTTACATGGACTTCTTTTATGATTATAGGACTTCTAATAATACTTACAATTTCATATAGTCAAATTATCAGAGCTTATCCTCAAGGTGGAGGCGCCTATAAGGTTGCCAAAGAAAATATTGGAACCAAATCTGGTTTGGCTGCTGGTTCGGGATTAATAATCAGCTATATACTAACAGTTGCAGTTAGTGCCAGTGCAGGGGCAGATGCTATTATTTCTGCGTTTATCGGTTTGGCTCCATATAAAGTTATTTTTGTTTTAGCGATAATTATAATTTTAACTATTTTAAATTTAAGAGGTATAAGTGAATCATCCAAAATTTTTGCTATACCTACGTACATTTTTATTTTAAGTATGATATTTATGATAGTTTATGGATTTTTTAAATATTTTATATTAGGAATACATCCAGAACCTATGTATTCTATTCCAGCAGGAACTACAGAAAATTTATCAATATTCCTTATTCTAAGAGCTTTTTCTTCTGGGTGCTCTGCTTTAACAGGTGTGGAAGCAGTTAGTAATTCTGTTCCTAACTTTAAGGAACCAAGCCAAAAGAGTGCAAGGACTGTTATGGTATTACTTGCGGCTTTGATATTTTTTATATTTGGAGGGACTTCAGTACTTGCTATATTTTATACAGCGGTACCTATTGTAAATGGACCCACGGTTGTTTCTCAAATAGCAACTGCCATTTTTGGTAATGGAATAATGTATTATATAATTCAGTTTAGTACAGCTATAATTTTACTTATGGCTTGTAATACAGCGTATACAGGCTTCCCAATGCTCATGTACATAGTCGGAAAAGATGGATTTGTCCCTAGGCAGTTTACACTTAGAGGAAAAAGACTCAGCTTTTCTTTTGGAATTATAGCTCTATCATTTATAGCATGCCTTCTAGTTATTATATTTAAGGCAGATACCCATAGATTAATTCCATTGTATGCTATTGGTGTTTTTATATCTTTTAATTTAGGACAGTTTGGTATGGTAAACCATTGGAGAAAAGAACGGGATAAAGGATGGGTAAAACGAGCTTTTATTAATGGATTTGGTGCTTTGGTAACGACGCTTACAACAATAATAATTTTAGTTGAGAAGTTTAGTGAAGGGGCATTTATAGTTGTAATTTTAATTCCAATTATAATTTTAATTCAGTTAAAGATTAAAAAGCATTATGATAAAGTGGCTTGTGGTTTAAGCGTTAGTGAATTAAATTTAAAAAAGGTGGATTTTAAAATAAAGTACACCCATATAGTAGTAGTTCCAATTGCCAGTTTAAATAAAGCAACTATAGGGGCGCTTCAATATGCTCAAAGTATAAGTGATAATGTAATTGCTCTTAATATATCGCCAGATAAGGAGGCTATGGAGAAGTTAAAAATTAGATGGAATGAATTAGATACTGATATATTACTTGTTACAAAATATTCTCCATATAGAGCTGTAATCACACCATTAATTAAAAGCATTGAATTAATTGCAAATTCAACAGCTGATAATGAAAAAATAACTGTAATTGTTCCACAATTCGTAACACATGAACGCTTTGGGGAAGTTTTACACAATCATACTAGTTTCGTTATTAGGGAAACTTTATTGAAAAATGACAATATAATTGTATCAACATATCCTTATCATTTAGTAGACGAAGACATTTTTAAATAA
- the hcp gene encoding hydroxylamine reductase has product MSMFCYQCQETAGCKGCTKVGVCGKDEYVAKAQDLLIYATKGLAIVSNEGRKVNVTDSKVDKFIVENLFTTITNANFDRDSILDRVKETLKIREELKAKVIKAGGQVGEVKVSGGFFKKIFGGQTTEVIAPDAVTWTGDNTIEFDAKAEKVGVLATENEDIRSLRELITYGLKGLSAYMKHAMNLKYNNEEVHAFMAKALAATIDDTLTADDYVALALEAGKFGVDGMALLDKANTESYGHPEITTVDIGVRTNPGILISGHDLRDLEMLLAQTESTGVDVYTHGEMLAGQYYPKFKKYSHFAGNYGNAWWKQKEEFEKFNGPILMTTNCIVIPKDSYKNRLFTTGATGMPGCAHIEAKADGTKDFSKVIEMAKKCKAPTEIEKGQIVGGFAHNQVLALADKVVDAVKSGAIKRFFVMAGCDGRAKSRDYYAEFAQKLPQDTVILTAGCAKYKYNKLNLGDIGGIPRVLDAGQCNDSYSLVVIALKLQEVFGLKSVNELPISYNIAWYEQKAVIVLLSLLHLGVKNIHLGPTLPAFLSPNVAKVLVDNFGIGGITNVDDDMKMFMEA; this is encoded by the coding sequence ATGTCAATGTTTTGTTATCAATGTCAAGAAACAGCTGGATGCAAAGGCTGTACTAAAGTAGGAGTATGCGGTAAGGATGAGTATGTAGCAAAAGCTCAAGACTTATTAATATATGCAACTAAAGGACTAGCTATAGTAAGTAATGAAGGAAGAAAAGTAAATGTTACAGACTCTAAAGTTGATAAATTTATAGTAGAAAATCTATTTACAACAATTACTAATGCTAATTTTGATAGAGATTCTATTTTAGATAGAGTAAAAGAAACTTTAAAAATAAGAGAAGAATTAAAAGCTAAAGTTATTAAAGCTGGCGGACAAGTTGGAGAAGTTAAAGTAAGTGGAGGGTTCTTCAAGAAAATATTTGGAGGGCAAACTACAGAAGTTATTGCACCAGATGCTGTAACTTGGACTGGTGATAATACTATAGAATTTGATGCTAAAGCTGAAAAAGTTGGAGTTCTTGCAACAGAAAATGAAGATATAAGAAGCTTAAGAGAACTTATAACTTACGGATTAAAAGGATTATCTGCTTATATGAAGCATGCAATGAATTTAAAATATAATAATGAAGAAGTTCATGCATTTATGGCAAAAGCATTAGCAGCTACAATAGATGATACTTTAACAGCTGACGACTATGTTGCTCTTGCACTTGAAGCAGGTAAATTCGGTGTAGATGGTATGGCATTACTTGATAAAGCTAATACTGAAAGTTATGGACATCCTGAAATAACAACTGTTGATATTGGAGTTAGAACTAACCCAGGAATATTAATTTCAGGACATGATTTAAGAGATTTAGAAATGTTACTTGCGCAAACAGAAAGTACAGGAGTAGATGTATATACTCATGGAGAAATGCTTGCAGGACAATACTATCCAAAATTTAAGAAGTATTCACATTTTGCAGGAAACTATGGTAATGCATGGTGGAAACAAAAAGAAGAATTTGAAAAATTCAATGGTCCAATCCTTATGACTACAAACTGTATAGTTATTCCAAAGGATTCTTACAAGAATAGATTATTTACAACAGGTGCAACAGGAATGCCAGGATGTGCTCATATAGAAGCTAAGGCAGATGGAACAAAAGATTTTTCTAAAGTTATAGAAATGGCTAAGAAATGCAAAGCACCTACAGAAATAGAAAAAGGACAAATAGTTGGTGGATTTGCTCATAATCAAGTTTTAGCATTAGCTGATAAAGTTGTTGATGCTGTTAAATCAGGCGCTATAAAGAGATTCTTTGTAATGGCAGGCTGTGATGGTAGAGCAAAATCAAGAGATTACTATGCAGAATTTGCACAAAAGTTACCACAAGATACAGTTATATTGACTGCAGGTTGTGCTAAATATAAATACAATAAATTAAATTTAGGTGATATTGGAGGAATTCCAAGAGTATTAGATGCAGGACAATGTAATGATTCATATTCATTAGTTGTTATAGCACTTAAGCTTCAAGAAGTATTTGGCTTAAAGAGTGTAAATGAATTACCTATATCATACAACATAGCTTGGTATGAACAAAAAGCTGTAATAGTACTATTATCATTATTACACTTAGGGGTTAAGAACATTCACTTAGGACCAACACTTCCAGCATTCCTTTCACCAAACGTTGCTAAAGTATTAGTTGATAACTTTGGAATTGGTGGAATCACAAATGTTGACGATGATATGAAGATGTTCATGGAAGCATAA
- a CDS encoding DUF2249 domain-containing protein, with the protein MKNITETIDVRIYVPKEKRPAIFDTFNKLKVGETMELINDHDPRPLYDHFNVERPNQFEWEYLEQGPELWRIEITKK; encoded by the coding sequence ATGAAAAATATTACTGAAACTATTGATGTAAGGATATATGTACCAAAGGAGAAACGCCCAGCGATTTTTGATACTTTTAACAAATTAAAAGTTGGGGAGACAATGGAACTTATAAATGATCATGATCCTCGTCCACTATATGATCATTTTAATGTGGAACGTCCTAATCAATTTGAATGGGAATACTTAGAGCAAGGACCAGAGCTTTGGAGAATAGAAATTACAAAGAAGTAA
- a CDS encoding MBL fold metallo-hydrolase, whose product MTMIFKDLHQFSTHVKQINLSFHQYLLLGEDPILFHTGNAMQAEIMLPELKVVLGDRNLKYIFVSHFESDECGGLSVILKEFPKAKVICSAVTARQLDGFGINAEVIVKKPAEILRTNDYELEFIRYPSEMHLWDGLLVMENNRGIFFSSDLMISFGEEIGTVKESDWNTEINNIKLEQVPDSEKLKELQQALLKLNPNFVATGHGICLKTK is encoded by the coding sequence ATGACAATGATTTTTAAAGACTTACATCAATTTAGCACACATGTTAAGCAGATTAATCTTTCGTTTCATCAATATTTATTATTAGGTGAGGATCCTATTTTATTTCATACTGGTAATGCTATGCAGGCAGAAATTATGCTGCCTGAATTAAAAGTTGTACTTGGAGATAGAAATTTAAAATACATTTTCGTATCACATTTTGAAAGTGACGAATGTGGAGGATTGTCTGTAATATTAAAAGAGTTTCCAAAAGCCAAGGTAATATGCTCAGCGGTTACAGCTCGCCAGTTAGATGGATTTGGAATAAACGCTGAAGTTATTGTAAAAAAGCCAGCAGAGATACTGCGCACTAATGATTATGAACTAGAATTTATTAGATATCCATCAGAAATGCATCTTTGGGATGGTTTATTAGTTATGGAAAATAATCGTGGAATATTTTTTAGCAGTGATTTAATGATTAGTTTCGGAGAAGAAATAGGTACTGTAAAAGAATCAGATTGGAATACTGAAATAAATAATATTAAACTAGAACAGGTGCCAGATTCAGAGAAGCTAAAAGAATTACAACAGGCTTTGCTAAAGTTAAATCCCAATTTTGTAGCTACTGGACATGGAATATGTTTAAAAACCAAGTAG
- a CDS encoding DUF3795 domain-containing protein produces the protein MNNYDQAVKDLAPCGNDCLRCVYYEKSKVVLLSKELNENLINFEKMAEKIKDFMPIFNYYEQFSAILKHFSSGNCPGCRYSDKPKCQCSINTCHKNENINFCFECSKYPCAPTTYNEELTKTWKENNDAMKKIGAYNFYLTQKEQPRYK, from the coding sequence ATGAATAACTATGATCAAGCTGTAAAAGACTTAGCCCCTTGTGGAAATGACTGTTTAAGATGCGTATATTATGAAAAAAGTAAAGTAGTGCTATTAAGTAAGGAACTAAATGAAAACTTAATAAACTTTGAAAAAATGGCTGAGAAAATAAAAGATTTTATGCCTATATTCAATTATTACGAGCAATTTTCAGCTATTTTAAAACACTTTTCAAGCGGTAATTGTCCCGGATGTCGTTACAGTGATAAACCAAAATGTCAGTGTAGCATAAATACTTGTCATAAGAATGAAAATATAAATTTTTGTTTTGAATGTTCTAAATATCCCTGCGCTCCTACAACATATAATGAAGAATTAACTAAAACATGGAAAGAGAATAACGATGCTATGAAAAAAATTGGTGCTTATAATTTCTATCTTACACAAAAAGAGCAGCCAAGATATAAATAG
- a CDS encoding RNA polymerase sigma factor yields the protein MDIEILMNTYGTYIYNYALKLSCHPSVAEDLTQETFINAWQKLNSLEDQTAIKAWLRKICFNNFLMLERKNKNTDELLYDDVSLLEREGLLLTNNPPKPEDEVIVEEAIQALQNGCFLAMVRRLTLHQRIAFSLIDMFGLSLDEVSTVIGISKNATKGLLYRAHMNLDSFFHNHCNLLDVNNPCSCKAWIEFSKTRSDLQKRANKHNLIEKLDFTKSNYTFNIEVRNKINFLYKNMPDKKPPKEWYERVVKIVNEMY from the coding sequence ATGGATATTGAAATATTAATGAATACGTATGGAACTTATATCTATAACTATGCCTTAAAATTATCCTGCCATCCATCAGTTGCAGAAGATTTAACCCAGGAAACCTTTATTAACGCCTGGCAGAAACTAAATAGTTTAGAAGATCAGACTGCTATTAAAGCTTGGCTTAGAAAAATATGTTTTAATAATTTCTTAATGCTAGAAAGAAAGAATAAAAATACTGATGAGTTACTTTATGATGATGTATCACTCTTAGAAAGGGAAGGACTCCTGCTTACAAATAATCCTCCAAAGCCTGAAGATGAAGTAATTGTTGAAGAGGCCATTCAAGCTCTTCAAAATGGCTGCTTTCTCGCAATGGTAAGACGCCTGACTCTACATCAACGGATAGCTTTTTCTTTAATTGATATGTTTGGATTATCTTTAGATGAAGTATCAACTGTAATTGGTATTTCAAAAAATGCGACAAAAGGACTTCTTTATCGTGCCCATATGAATTTAGATTCGTTTTTTCATAATCACTGCAATCTTTTAGATGTTAATAATCCTTGCAGCTGTAAGGCTTGGATTGAATTCTCTAAAACAAGATCAGATTTACAAAAAAGAGCAAACAAGCATAATTTGATTGAAAAATTGGATTTCACAAAATCCAACTATACCTTTAACATAGAAGTTAGAAATAAAATAAATTTCTTATATAAAAATATGCCAGATAAAAAACCTCCTAAGGAATGGTATGAAAGAGTTGTTAAAATAGTAAATGAAATGTATTAA
- a CDS encoding P-II family nitrogen regulator, which translates to MKKLEIVINSEKLEDLKKILHDCNATGVMISNIMGYGNQKGYKTIYRGTEYKVNLLPKVKVETVVAPDVAEIIIDKVLKEISTGNYGDGKIFIYDAEDVVRIRTGERGKDAL; encoded by the coding sequence ATGAAAAAATTAGAGATTGTTATTAACAGTGAAAAATTAGAAGATTTAAAAAAAATTCTACACGACTGTAATGCAACTGGTGTAATGATTTCAAATATTATGGGATACGGTAATCAAAAAGGATATAAAACAATTTACAGAGGTACCGAATATAAGGTAAATCTGTTACCTAAAGTTAAAGTAGAAACAGTTGTAGCACCAGATGTTGCTGAAATTATAATAGATAAAGTTCTAAAAGAAATCAGTACAGGTAATTATGGAGACGGAAAGATTTTTATTTATGATGCTGAAGATGTTGTAAGAATTCGTACTGGTGAGCGTGGAAAAGACGCTTTATAA
- a CDS encoding ammonium transporter: MKKSFKLAAIILFLGALAVTLVLALSPAGGSDPTGASYVAATGNETLSDVATVANKGYYGANFTWVMITGFMVFFFQCGFAMVETGFCRGKNAAHTMTMNFMVFLVGAVGYFLTGFAIQFGGSGGAAGLGTGGAALGSMLSIPGLGGIMGYNGFFLSGFGVYDPGIYALFFFQMVFMDTTVTIPTGAMAERVKYSAIVILSFFISMFLYPFFGNWVWGGGWLATLGQNFGLGHGVVDFAGSGVVHSMGGMLALAGAIVIGPRIGKFKKDGTSRPFPGHDIPMAIIGTIVLFFCWFSFNAGSTLNASDFRLSVVATNTMIAGAIGGLVAMFYMWVKYGKPDPSMTANGALAGLVAITAPCAFVSAPSAFFIGGIAGLLVCLAVAFVENKLRLDDPVGAISVHCVNGLWGILSLGLFADGSYGDGLNGVSGGVTGLFFGDPSQFAAQLIAVIVLFVWGFGVSYIFLRIVDKVWGIRVTPEAELNGLDIPEMGVSGYPDLQLVKSPELDYNSPDNAEIKQILRFKQDTQSI, encoded by the coding sequence ATGAAAAAATCATTTAAATTAGCTGCAATTATATTATTCTTGGGCGCTTTGGCTGTAACCTTAGTTTTAGCACTTTCACCAGCTGGAGGTTCCGATCCTACTGGAGCTTCTTATGTTGCAGCAACAGGGAACGAAACTCTTAGCGATGTTGCAACAGTTGCTAATAAAGGTTATTATGGTGCAAACTTTACATGGGTCATGATAACCGGATTTATGGTTTTCTTCTTCCAATGCGGATTTGCAATGGTTGAAACAGGATTTTGCCGTGGTAAAAATGCTGCACACACTATGACTATGAACTTTATGGTATTTTTAGTTGGTGCAGTTGGATACTTCTTAACAGGATTTGCTATTCAATTTGGCGGTTCTGGTGGAGCTGCAGGTCTTGGCACTGGTGGAGCCGCTTTAGGCTCAATGCTTTCAATACCCGGCCTTGGCGGTATTATGGGGTATAACGGCTTTTTCTTATCTGGTTTTGGTGTTTACGATCCAGGAATTTATGCATTATTCTTTTTCCAAATGGTGTTCATGGATACTACCGTTACAATACCAACTGGTGCTATGGCTGAAAGAGTAAAATATTCTGCTATTGTCATTTTATCTTTCTTTATTTCAATGTTCCTATATCCTTTCTTCGGAAATTGGGTATGGGGCGGCGGTTGGCTTGCAACTCTTGGTCAAAATTTTGGACTTGGTCATGGAGTTGTTGATTTTGCTGGTTCTGGTGTTGTTCACTCAATGGGTGGTATGCTTGCTTTAGCAGGAGCTATTGTTATCGGACCTAGAATTGGTAAATTTAAAAAAGATGGGACCTCAAGACCTTTCCCTGGACATGATATACCAATGGCTATTATAGGTACTATTGTCTTATTCTTCTGCTGGTTTTCATTCAATGCCGGTTCAACATTAAACGCTTCTGATTTCAGGTTATCTGTAGTCGCTACAAACACAATGATAGCTGGTGCAATAGGCGGACTTGTTGCTATGTTTTATATGTGGGTTAAATACGGCAAACCAGATCCATCAATGACTGCCAATGGTGCCCTTGCTGGATTGGTTGCAATAACTGCCCCTTGTGCATTTGTAAGCGCTCCTTCTGCCTTCTTTATAGGTGGGATTGCAGGATTACTTGTCTGTCTAGCAGTAGCCTTTGTAGAAAATAAATTAAGGCTTGATGATCCAGTTGGAGCAATTTCTGTTCACTGTGTTAATGGCCTTTGGGGAATTCTTTCCTTAGGACTATTTGCTGATGGTTCTTATGGTGATGGTTTAAATGGTGTTTCAGGAGGAGTAACAGGCTTATTCTTTGGTGATCCTTCTCAATTTGCAGCTCAATTAATAGCAGTAATTGTATTATTTGTCTGGGGATTTGGAGTTTCGTATATTTTCCTAAGAATTGTCGATAAAGTTTGGGGCATTAGAGTTACACCTGAAGCTGAGTTAAACGGCTTAGATATTCCTGAAATGGGCGTTTCTGGATACCCAGATCTACAATTAGTAAAATCTCCTGAACTTGATTATAATTCACCAGATAATGCTGAAATAAAACAAATCTTAAGGTTTAAACAAGATACTCAATCAATATAA